A genomic region of Dermacentor andersoni chromosome 9, qqDerAnde1_hic_scaffold, whole genome shotgun sequence contains the following coding sequences:
- the Nelf-E gene encoding negative elongation factor E, whose protein sequence is MVYLHFPSQYTEEEDMLQKKYQKLKRKKKALQQTKTPKQEPPPVQTTLRKGHDQVSESKPDAKEVAKKLLKSGAISAIKVENKERHGFKRSKASERKRSLNDRPGGIGYQPYAANHPTEDESDVTGTSSSSPSSSRPAMKSLYESFVSGGNLDEDDPKHLETPRDSTPEKPRQKNTLYVHGAGVSEDLLRGSFAPYGSLLNISMELDKNCGFVTFEKIECAEKAVVEMNGATVSGIKLRVSFARRQPLIPQSADGSPATWTSMASNYSQKGGSADNRKAVLYNDLDLF, encoded by the exons ATGGTGTACCTGCACTTTCCCTCGCAATACACTGAGGAAGAGGACATGCTACAGAAGAAGTACCAAAAACTGAAACGCAAG AAAAAGGCACTGCAACAGACTAAAACGCCCAAACAAGAACCGCCGCCAGTTCAGACGACGCTACGGAAAG GCCATGACCAAG TTTCAGAGTCAAAACCAGATGCAAAAGAAGTCGCCAAGAAGCTGCTGAAATCGGGG GCCATCAGTGCCATCAAAGTTGAAAACAAGGAGCGGCATGGATTCAAGCGATCTAAAGCATCTGAACGCAAGCGTAGCCTGAACGACCGCCCTGGAGGCATCGGCTATCAGCCTTACGCTGCAAACCATCCCACAGAAGATGAATCAGACGTCACT ggtacgtcatcatcatcaccatcatcatcacgacCAGCCATGAAGTCTCTCTATGAAAGTTTTGTGAGTGGAGGCAATTTGGACGAGGATGATCCAAAGCACTTGGAGACACCACGAGATTCTACACCTGAAAAACCACGTCAAAAGAACACACTTTATGTGCACGGTGCCGGTGTGAGTGAAGACCTCTTGCGGGGATCCTTTGCACCCTATGGTTCCCTTTTGAATATTTCTATGGAGCTTGATAAAAA CTGTGGGTTCGTGACCTTTGAGAAAATCGAATGTGCAGAAAAGGCTGTTGTTGAG ATGAATGGTGCCACTGTGTCTGGAATCAAATTAAGGGTTTCGTTTGCCCGAAGGCAGCCCCTGATACCGCAATCAGCCGATGGTTCACCAGCAACTTGGACTTCTATGG CGTCTAATTACAGccagaaaggcggaagtgctgacaACAGGAAAGCTGTCCTCTACAATGATCTCGATTTGTTCTGA